In Tachyglossus aculeatus isolate mTacAcu1 unplaced genomic scaffold, mTacAcu1.pri scaffold_143_arrow_ctg1, whole genome shotgun sequence, a single window of DNA contains:
- the LOC119923088 gene encoding olfactory receptor 14A2-like yields the protein MTNFSMVTEFLLRGFSDVWELQLVHAVLFLLVYLATLTGNLLIITVTTLDRHLHTPMYFFLKNLSILDLCLISTTVPKSVHNSLTDNSSISFLGCAAQLLLWVLFASSEIFVLTAMSYDRYAAICYPLRYEVMMSRGVCVKMVAASWLIGSVFGFMLSASTFSLPFYGSNAVPQFFCDVPSLLQISCSEDHSAIDVSVTAGVALAVICFIYITLSYVRIFSAVLRMPSTEGRAKAFSTCLPHLMVVTLFIGNGAFAYLKPPSDSPSVLDLLVSMLYTMVPPALNPLIYSLRNRDMKAALRRTLKGRLLRSPFWFDKVSRQQPNSYMDLMSTGTQEPCVLDFVSYVTMEQIEKEPSPPPAPLGAPCPAVANSTPCKTVDKDGSRAKNSAELG from the exons ATGACAAACTTCTCCATGGTGACTGAATTTCTCCTCCGGGGGTTCTCCgatgtctgggagctgcagctggtccatgccgtgctgttcctcttggtctacttggcaaccctgacagggaatctcctcatcatcaccgtcaccacccttgaccggcacctccacacccccatgtacttctttcttaagaacctgtccatcctcgacctctgcctcatctccaccaccgtccccaagtccgtccacaactccctgaccgacaacagctccatctccttccttggCTGTGCCGCACAGCTCTTGCTGTGGGTCCTGTTTGCCAGTTCAGAGATttttgtcctcacggcgatgtcctatgaccgctatgctgctATCTGCtatcccctgcgctatgaggtcatgATGAGCAGAGGGGTCTGTGTGAAAATGGTGGCAGCTTCCTGGCTCATAGGGAGCGTGTTTGGCTTCATGCTTTCGGCTTCCacgttctccctgcctttctatgggtccaatgctgtcccacagttcttctgcgacgtcccctccctgctgcagatttcctgctctgaggaccacagtgccatcgatgtgagtgtgacTGCTGGGGTAGCGTTAGCTGTCATCTGCTTCATTTATATTACCCTCTCCTATGTGCGCATCTTCTccgccgtgctgaggatgccgtccacggagggccgggccaaagccttctccacctgtctgccgcaCCTCATGGTGGTGACCTTGTTCATAGGGAATGGTgcctttgcctatctcaaaccaccctcagactccccctcagtGCTGGACCTGCTCGTGTCCATGTtgtacaccatggtgcccccagccctgaaccctctcatctacagcctgaggaacagggacatgaaggctgccctgagAAGGACCCTAAAGGGAAGACTCCttcgctctcccttctgg TTTGATAAAGTGTccc GTCAGCAGCCCAACAGCTACATGGACCTCATGTCCACGGGGACTCAGGAACCCT GTGTTTTGG ACTTTGTGTCCTATGTCACCATGGAGCAAATTGAAAaggagccctccccaccccccgccccccttggGGCACCATG CCCCGCTGTAGCCAACAGCACACCCTGCAAGACAGTTGATAAAGATGGCAGCAGA GCAAAGAATTCTGCAGAACTTGGCTAA
- the LOC119923087 gene encoding olfactory receptor 14A16-like — protein sequence MANISTVTKFLLLGFSDARELQLVHAVLFLLVYVAALLGNLLIITITTLDHHLHTPMYFFLKNLSFNDLCLISITIPKSIAVSLTNNNSISFLGCASQLFLVVLFAASEFFVLTAMSYDCYAAICSPLRYELIMNKTVCMCMVAASWLIGGLFGVLLSASTFSLTFCGSNTVEQFFCDVPPLLKISCSEVHIAIDVSVAAGFILSAACFIYIILSYIFIFSAVLRMPSSEGRTKAFSTCLPHLTVIIIFLFTGAFVYLKPSDSPSALDLLVSMFYTVVPPTVNPLIYSLRNRDLKAALGRILKGTLPQYRFWDKMSLSMYQ from the exons atggccaacatctccacggtgaccaaattcctcctcctggggttctccgatgcccgagagctgcagctggtccacgccgtgctgttcctccttgtctatgtGGCGGCCttgttggggaatctcctcattatcactatcacaaccctggaccaccaccttcacacgcccatgtacttcttccttaagaACTTGTCTTTCAATGACTTGTGTCTtatctccatcaccatccccaaatccatcgcCGTCTCCCTGACTAATAACAATTCCatttctttcctgggctgtgcttCTCAA ctcttcctagtggtcttgtttgccgcttcagagttttttgtcctaactgcaatgtcttatgactgctatgccgccatctgctcccccctgcgttatgagctcatcatgaacaaaacagttTGTATGTGCATGgtagcagcatcatggctcattgggggtctgtttggagtcttgctttcagcttctaccttctcactgactttttgtgggtccaatactgtggagcagttcttctgtgacgtcccccctctgctgaagatctcctgctctgaagtccacattgccattgatgtgagtgtggctgctgggtttatcttgtctgctgcctgcttcatttacatcatcctctcctacatcttcatcttctcagccgtgctgaggatgccgtcttctgagggccgaaccaaagctttctccacctgcctgccccatctcactgtcatcatcatttttctctttaccggagCATTTGTCTATCTCAAACCTTCAGActcgccctcggctctggatctgctggtttccatgttctacactgtggtgccccccactgtgaacccccttatctacagcctgaggaacagggacctgaaggctgccctgggcaggatcctaaaggggacattgcCCCAGTATcgattctgggacaaaatgtctctgtCCATGTACCAATAA
- the LOC119923085 gene encoding olfactory receptor 14A16-like, translating into MTLQHSTGDQHHLPKMTNISTVAEFLLQGFSDIRELQLLHATLFVLIYLVALLGNLLIIAVTTLDQRLHTPMYFFLKNLSFIDLCYISTTVPKSIVNSLSSDSSISFLGCVSQLFLLVLFGASELCVVTAMSYDRYAAICSPLRYVLIMNKTARMHMAAASWLSGGLFGVLFSASTFSLNFCGSNAVQQFFCDVPPLLKISCSEVHIAIDVSVAAAFVLDAVCFTYVTLSYVFIFSAVLRIPSSEGRTKAFSTCLPHLTVIIIFLFTGAFAYLKPPSDSPSALDLLVSMFYTVVPPTVNPVIYSLRNRHLKAALGRILRGHSPSIHAATKCLCPCTDNPLPALKGGIAIGHIHIYPTEPESQRRTSCTQELEWTEAHLYSAELFLVVLLAASELFVLTAMSYDRYAAICTPLRYVLIMNKTAYSPSALDLVVSMIYSVVPPTVGFQEAQCHHFSQEFVLDVRISFW; encoded by the exons atgacactgcagcacagcacaggcga tcagcatcatctccccaaaatgaccaacatctccacggtggctgaattcctcctccaggggttctctgacatccgggagctgcagctgctccatgccacgctgttcgtcCTTAtctacctagtggcccttctggggaatctcctcattattgctgtcaccacactcgaccagcgtctccacacccccatgtacttctttcttaagaacttgtccttcattgatctctgctacatttctaccacggtacccaaatccattgtcaactccttgagcagtgacagctccatctcctttctgggttgtgtctcacagctcttcctactgGTCTTGTTTGGTGCTTCAGAGCTTTGTGTcgtcactgcaatgtcttatgaccgctatgctgccatctgctcccccctgcgttatgtgctcatcatgaacaaaacagcccgTATGCACATGGCagcagcatcgtggctcagtggaggtctgtttggagtcttgttttcagcttctacttTCTCCTTGAACTTTTGTGGATCCAatgctgtccagcagttcttctgtgacgtcccccctctgctgaagatctcctgctctgaagtccacattgccattgatgtgagtgtggctgctgcATTCGTCTTGGATGCCGTCTGCTTCACTTACGTCACCCTCTCCtatgtcttcatcttctcagccgtgctgaggatcccgtcctccgagggccgaaccaaagccttctccacctgcctgccccatctcactgtcatcattatttttctctttaccggagcatttgcctatctcaaaccaccctcagactccccctcggctctggatctgttggtttccatgttctacactgtggtgccccccactgtgaacccggttatctacagcctgaggaacaggcacctgaaggctgccctgggcaggatcct acggggacattcccccagcatccatgcTGCAACAAAATGCCTGTGTCCATGTACCGATAATCCCCTACCCGCCCTTAAAGGAGGAATTGCCATTggacatatccatatatatcccACTGAACCAGAGTCCCAAAGAAGAA ccagctgcacccaggAACTGGAGTGGACAGAGGCCCATCTCTACTCAGCCgag ctcttcctggtggtcctgctTGCCGCTTCAGAGttatttgtcctcactgcaatgtcttatgaccgctatgccgccatctgcacTCCCCTGCGCTatgtgctcatcatgaacaaaacagctt